One window of the Eucalyptus grandis isolate ANBG69807.140 chromosome 6, ASM1654582v1, whole genome shotgun sequence genome contains the following:
- the LOC104426449 gene encoding uncharacterized protein LOC104426449, with product MMGVASRFLGPRAGLARVARLASVGRPPSPPSRFLHDRIKGLDLNPVASQMVDYALNLARSQKSDESYSQGMLVLEQCLSTQPSEGQVAENTKSVVLLAMSTLLYERGNLDEAIDKLQSVADLGNPSWGVKVAAMEALVGLHLEMGQDDTSSVVADKCLKLLEKESAQTASSGSSIINARAKAAKGLVELVLGSFQSAEPCFQGSNDDKYSTGSIALLNGNVALSYGEFLHSTCNFSLAKETYQKVIQGTSENVESAEATLGACNMASQEVLLAATCALGQLESHLGNFNDAEEILTKALTKTEEHFGSHHPKVGIILTCIALMFRWKAIREHSSSLLVQEGLLRKATELLKAPALEGAGVEAKVDRRDVVALVRGAHAEILCVQENRKGEGERLKSWAESAWRNRRMSLSEALDCTESSSQVPIVDSRICRVL from the exons ATGATGGGTGTCGCGTCGAGGTTCTTGGGGCCGCGCGCCGGCCTAGCGAGGGTGGCAAGGCTCGCCTCCGTTGGCCGTCCGCCGTCGCCACCCTCCAGGTTCTTGCACGACCGCATCAAAGGTCTGGACTTGAACCCGGTCGCGTCTCAGATGGTCGATTACGCCCTCAACCTCGCGAGGTCCCAGAAATCAG ATGAATCGTATTCTCAGGGCATGCTTGTGCTCGAGCAGTGTCTGTCCACCCAACCCAGTGAGGGCCAAGTTGCTGAGAACACGAAATCAGTGGTCTTGCTTGCCATGTCCACTCTTTTGTATGAGAG GGGTAATTTGGATGAAGCTATTGATAAGCTGCAGAGTGTTGCAGATTTAGGCAATCCTTCTTGGGGTGTGAAAG TTGCTGCAATGGAGGCTCTTGTTGGATTGCACTTGGAAATGGGGCAA GATGATACTTCATCAGTGGTCGCAGATAAATGCTTAAAGCTCTTGGAAAAAGAATCAGCCCAAACAGCCAGCTCGGGATCTTCAATAATTAATGCTCGTGCAAAAGCGGCGAAAGGGTTGGTTGAGCTAGTCCTTGGAAGTTTCCAATCTG CGGAGCCTTGCTTTCAAGGGAGTAATGATGACAAGTATTCCACTG GCAGTATTGCTTTATTAAACGGTAATGTGGCTCTGTCTTATGGAGAATTCTTGCATTCAACATGCAACTTTTCGTTGGCAAAGGAGACCTACCAGAAGGTAATTCAGGGGACTTCTGAGAATGTTGAATCTGCAGAAGCCACTTTAGGAGCTTGTAATATGGCTTCACAGGAAGTTCTGTTGGCAGCTACCTGTGCTTTGGGACAGCTTGAGTCACATTTGGG AAATTTCAATGATGCTGAGGAGATATTGACAAAGGCTTTAACTAAAACAGAGGAACACTTTG GATCACATCACCCCAAGGTGGGCATCATCTTAACTTGCATAGCGCTCATGTTTCGATGGAAAGCAATTCGAGAGCATTCGAGTTCTCTCTTGGTTCAAGAG GGACTGCTTAGGAAGGCCACGGAATTGCTTAAAGCTCCTGCATTAGAGGGTGCAG GAGTGGAAGCAAAGGTCGATAGAAGAGATGTTGTTGCCCTTGTGAGGG GTGCGCATGCAGAGATCCTCTGCGTTCAGGAGAATAgaaagggggagggagagagattgaAGAGCTGGGCAGAGTCTGCTTGGAGGAATCGGCGCATGTCACTATCCGAGGCACTTGATTGTACCGAGTCCTCTTCCCAAGTGCCAATTGTAGATTCTCGGATCTGCCGGGTTCTGTAA